From a single Fusobacterium ulcerans ATCC 49185 genomic region:
- a CDS encoding response regulator transcription factor yields the protein MTKKILIVEDEKNLIKVIEDTLLEESFLTYKALDGETALDMFYEHNPDLILLDINLPKMNGWEVCQNIRKESNIPIIMMTARDSEIDELKGLSIGADDYITKPFSLKVLSVKIKKMLKIDENSSYKFNDLSFDFRSGELTVNGESIELTRREIQFLEYLIKNKGIIFSRDVLLNEVWGFDFEGDDRVVDTLVKRLRKKLGNYSEMIKTVRGMGYIFDENKS from the coding sequence ATGACAAAAAAAATTTTGATAGTAGAAGATGAAAAAAATTTAATTAAAGTAATAGAAGATACTTTACTGGAAGAATCTTTTCTTACTTATAAAGCATTAGATGGAGAAACTGCTCTAGATATGTTTTATGAACATAATCCTGATCTTATATTACTTGATATAAATCTTCCTAAGATGAATGGATGGGAAGTCTGCCAGAACATAAGAAAAGAATCAAATATTCCTATAATAATGATGACTGCAAGAGATTCTGAAATTGATGAGTTAAAAGGTTTGAGTATTGGAGCTGATGATTATATAACAAAACCTTTTAGTTTAAAAGTTTTAAGTGTAAAAATTAAAAAAATGCTTAAAATAGATGAAAACAGCTCTTATAAATTTAATGATCTTTCTTTTGATTTTAGAAGTGGAGAACTTACAGTAAATGGTGAAAGTATTGAACTCACAAGAAGAGAAATTCAATTTTTAGAATACCTCATAAAAAATAAAGGAATAATTTTTTCCAGAGATGTTCTTTTAAATGAAGTCTGGGGATTTGATTTTGAAGGTGATGACAGAGTGGTGGACACTTTAGTAAAAAGGCTTAGAAAAAAGCTTGGAAACTATAGTGAGATGATTAAGACTGTAAGAGGAATGGGGTACATATTTGATGAAAATAAAAGTTAA
- a CDS encoding HAMP domain-containing sensor histidine kinase — protein MKIKVNFFQKIFIFSIFIVIFTVLTGYILNIFFLDDFYVYRKKEKMMEAVNISKSFINDDEIFKEYAEDLRDKEGIDIAIIKRNNMHKMMRGKREDMHNNSLPPTGFNVTNISRTNIKLLVYNEVLPDGRILGLRTSLSVMSAHKHEMYIFNLLTTITSVLLSMVIGRVFSKQITKNIKKLNRVAGKISLLDFSEKTEIKSGDEIGELSQSIDKMSDNLSLSIENLKAFASNASHELRTPITVISTYAQALINGIVKTDQEKSQYYRAIAKESMDMNELVGNLLTISRLSSPGIKLEMKEIVILEILKQSIEKYEMLELEKDIEWDIEIKDQKVFCDIKIFKIAFDNIIQNALKYSKENNIISVYEDNGKICIENSIAGESTGDISKLWEPFSRGSNANELSIEGNGLGLSIVKKIMELNKIACGINLKNKKFTFWFDILRS, from the coding sequence ATGAAAATAAAAGTTAATTTTTTCCAAAAAATTTTTATCTTTTCAATTTTTATAGTTATATTTACTGTTTTAACTGGATATATCCTCAATATATTTTTCTTGGATGATTTCTATGTATATAGAAAAAAAGAAAAAATGATGGAAGCAGTTAATATTTCTAAATCTTTTATAAATGATGATGAGATTTTCAAAGAATATGCAGAAGACCTCAGAGATAAGGAAGGTATAGATATAGCCATAATTAAAAGAAATAATATGCATAAAATGATGAGAGGTAAAAGAGAAGATATGCATAATAATTCACTTCCTCCTACGGGTTTTAATGTTACAAATATTTCAAGAACAAATATAAAGCTCCTTGTATATAATGAAGTACTCCCTGATGGGCGTATACTTGGTTTAAGAACTTCTCTGTCTGTTATGAGTGCACACAAGCATGAAATGTATATATTTAATTTGCTTACTACTATAACATCAGTACTTCTAAGTATGGTAATAGGAAGAGTTTTTTCTAAACAGATAACTAAAAATATCAAAAAACTAAATAGAGTAGCTGGAAAAATATCTCTGCTGGATTTTTCTGAAAAAACTGAAATTAAAAGTGGAGATGAAATAGGAGAATTAAGTCAAAGCATTGATAAAATGTCTGATAATCTTTCTCTTTCCATTGAAAATTTAAAAGCTTTTGCTTCTAATGCTTCACATGAATTAAGAACACCCATTACAGTTATAAGCACTTATGCACAAGCTCTTATTAATGGAATAGTTAAGACTGATCAGGAAAAATCTCAGTACTATAGAGCAATAGCAAAAGAAAGTATGGATATGAATGAACTAGTTGGAAATCTTCTCACTATTTCAAGACTTTCTTCTCCAGGAATAAAATTAGAAATGAAAGAAATTGTAATTCTGGAGATTTTAAAACAAAGTATTGAAAAATATGAAATGCTTGAATTAGAAAAAGATATAGAATGGGATATAGAAATCAAAGATCAAAAAGTTTTCTGTGATATAAAAATATTTAAAATAGCTTTTGATAATATTATTCAAAATGCCTTAAAATATTCTAAAGAAAATAACATCATCTCTGTCTATGAAGATAATGGAAAAATATGTATTGAAAACAGTATAGCTGGAGAAAGTACTGGAGATATTTCCAAACTATGGGAACCCTTTTCCCGTGGGAGCAATGCTAATGAATTAAGTATAGAAGGAAATGGATTGGGACTTTCTATTGTAAAAAAAATTATGGAGTTAAATAAAATTGCCTGTGGTATAAATTTAAAGAATAAAAAATTTACTTTTTGGTTTGACATATTGAGGTCATAA